In one window of Candidatus Scalindua sp. DNA:
- a CDS encoding transposase, with translation MNRKFKDYKRNSLKAMAKAVHTDYLPDFVIQAGQKLQYFFSESKWDLPAIKQKRIGIIQKQRTTVTTKDGILTIDDTGCPKPFAKNTAAAKWQYCGSLKRSEICNVALVRLKKKITA, from the coding sequence TTGAATAGAAAGTTTAAAGACTATAAAAGAAACTCACTGAAGGCCATGGCAAAAGCCGTTCATACTGATTACCTGCCCGACTTTGTCATTCAGGCGGGACAAAAACTCCAATACTTCTTTTCTGAGTCCAAATGGGACTTGCCGGCAATAAAACAAAAAAGAATAGGCATTATTCAAAAACAAAGAACCACAGTAACTACAAAAGATGGTATTCTTACAATAGACGATACCGGATGTCCCAAACCCTTCGCTAAAAACACAGCGGCAGCCAAATGGCAGTATTGTGGTTCACTCAAAAGGTCAGAAATCTGCAATGTCGCCTTGGTGCGGCTTAAGAAAAAAATCACTGCTTAG